Proteins from a single region of Microbacterium sp. zg-Y818:
- a CDS encoding ABC transporter substrate-binding protein, which yields MDRNKNALAGLTLLTAGALALAGCAGGGGDEPEESGDAVATAIITTNGSEPENPLIPTMTNEVGGGMILDSVFAGLVSYEADGTAVNDMAEEITVEDPQNLTVKLKEGQLFTDGEEVTADNFINAWNQGALASNKHYNSYFFEDIEGFSYDEDTELTGLEMVDDYTFTIALNKPASDFAQRLGYSAYYPLPDVAFEDMEAFGENPIGNGPYMLDGEGAWQHNVQIDLVKNEDYDGVRQAQNGGLTITFYSSQDAAYADLLGGQVDVIDVIPPTSLATFESDLGEGAVNQPAAIFQSFTIPERLAHFSGEEGQLRRQAISMAINRDEITEKIFQGTRTPASDFTSPVIDGWSDSLEGAEVLEYNPERAAELWAEADAISPWDGSFQIGYNADGGHDQWVDAVSNSLKNNLGIEASGAPYPTLAELRELVNNDAITTAFRTGWQADYPGLYNFLGPLYATNAGSNDGDYSSAEFDGLLTAGISTTDTEEANALFSEAQSVLLQDLPVIPLWYANVTGGFAPTVQNVEFGWNSVPLFHLITKAE from the coding sequence GTGGATCGCAACAAGAATGCCCTCGCCGGCCTGACGCTGCTGACGGCGGGCGCACTCGCCCTCGCCGGTTGCGCCGGAGGCGGCGGAGACGAGCCCGAGGAATCCGGTGACGCCGTTGCCACCGCGATCATCACCACCAACGGAAGCGAGCCGGAGAACCCGCTGATTCCCACCATGACCAACGAGGTCGGCGGTGGCATGATCCTCGACTCGGTCTTCGCCGGTCTGGTGTCGTACGAGGCCGACGGCACCGCCGTCAACGACATGGCCGAAGAGATCACGGTCGAAGACCCGCAGAACCTCACCGTCAAGCTCAAAGAGGGTCAGCTCTTCACGGACGGCGAAGAGGTCACCGCCGACAACTTCATCAACGCGTGGAACCAAGGCGCACTCGCGTCGAACAAGCATTACAACAGCTACTTCTTCGAGGACATCGAGGGATTCAGCTACGACGAGGACACGGAGTTGACCGGCCTCGAGATGGTCGACGACTACACCTTCACGATCGCGCTCAACAAGCCCGCGTCGGACTTCGCGCAGCGCCTGGGCTACTCCGCCTACTACCCGCTTCCGGATGTTGCGTTCGAAGACATGGAGGCGTTCGGCGAGAACCCGATCGGCAACGGCCCGTACATGCTCGACGGTGAGGGCGCGTGGCAGCACAACGTGCAGATCGACCTCGTGAAGAACGAAGACTACGACGGTGTGCGTCAGGCCCAGAACGGTGGCCTCACCATCACCTTCTACTCCTCGCAGGATGCCGCGTACGCCGACCTGCTCGGTGGCCAGGTCGACGTGATCGACGTGATTCCGCCGACGTCGCTGGCGACCTTCGAGTCCGACCTCGGCGAGGGTGCCGTCAACCAGCCGGCCGCCATCTTCCAGTCGTTCACGATCCCGGAGCGCCTCGCGCACTTCTCGGGTGAGGAAGGCCAGCTGCGCCGTCAGGCCATCTCGATGGCGATCAACCGCGACGAGATCACCGAGAAGATCTTCCAGGGCACCCGCACCCCCGCCAGCGACTTCACCTCGCCCGTCATCGACGGCTGGTCCGACTCGCTCGAGGGTGCCGAGGTGCTGGAGTACAACCCCGAGCGTGCCGCCGAGCTGTGGGCCGAGGCTGACGCCATCTCACCGTGGGACGGTTCCTTCCAGATCGGCTACAACGCCGACGGCGGCCACGACCAGTGGGTCGACGCGGTGTCGAACTCGCTCAAGAACAACCTCGGGATCGAAGCGTCGGGCGCTCCCTACCCGACCCTCGCCGAACTGCGCGAGCTGGTGAACAACGACGCCATCACCACCGCCTTCCGCACCGGCTGGCAGGCGGACTACCCGGGTCTGTACAACTTCCTGGGACCGCTCTACGCGACCAACGCCGGATCCAATGACGGTGACTACTCCAGCGCGGAGTTCGACGGGCTGCTGACGGCGGGCATCTCGACGACCGACACGGAGGAGGCGAACGCGCTCTTCTCCGAGGCTCAGAGCGTGCTGCTGCAGGATCTGCCGGTCATCCCGCTGTGGTACGCCAACGTGACCGGCGGCTTCGCCCCCACGGTGCAGAACGTGGAGTTCGGCTGGAACTCCGTACCGCTGTTCCACCTGATCACCAAGGCCGAATAG
- a CDS encoding ABC transporter permease — protein MPSDRFPTAHYVAPVKTTTINVDAVRVAAKPSNLWRDAWRDIRRRPTFWVTGVLVLLVVLMAAWPTLFTPVPPDTECFLANSNGGPSSGHPLGFTFQGCDIWSRIVWGARTSLLVGLLATLISTVLGVVMGALAGFYGGWLDSVLSRVGDIFFAIPYILAAIVVMSVFSQNRTPLLLAFAIGGFAWASTARVIRSEVLRVRQADFVTASRAIGLSRFRTLLAHVLPNALAPVIVVATITLGTAISAEATLSFLGVGLGSGTMSWGLDISQAQSSLRVAPLALIYPSIALTVTVLAFIILGELLRDALDPKARARR, from the coding sequence ATGCCCAGTGATCGCTTCCCCACGGCGCACTACGTCGCTCCCGTCAAGACCACCACGATCAACGTCGACGCCGTGCGCGTCGCGGCAAAGCCCAGCAACCTCTGGCGCGACGCCTGGCGCGACATCCGCCGCCGCCCCACCTTCTGGGTCACCGGAGTGCTCGTGCTCCTGGTCGTCCTCATGGCTGCGTGGCCCACGCTGTTCACGCCCGTCCCGCCCGACACCGAGTGCTTCCTCGCCAACAGCAACGGCGGTCCGAGCTCCGGCCACCCGCTGGGCTTCACCTTCCAAGGGTGCGACATCTGGTCCCGCATCGTGTGGGGCGCACGCACTTCGCTCCTCGTTGGCCTGCTCGCCACCCTGATCAGCACCGTCCTCGGGGTCGTCATGGGCGCGCTCGCCGGGTTCTACGGCGGATGGCTCGACTCGGTGCTTTCGCGCGTCGGAGACATCTTCTTCGCGATCCCGTACATCCTCGCGGCCATCGTCGTCATGAGCGTCTTCTCGCAGAACCGCACACCGCTCCTGCTCGCCTTCGCCATCGGCGGGTTCGCCTGGGCGTCGACGGCGCGCGTCATTCGCTCCGAGGTGCTGCGGGTGCGACAGGCGGACTTCGTGACCGCGTCGCGCGCGATCGGCCTCTCGCGGTTCCGCACCCTGCTCGCGCACGTGCTGCCCAACGCCCTGGCACCCGTCATCGTCGTGGCCACCATCACGCTGGGAACCGCGATCTCGGCCGAGGCGACCCTGTCGTTCCTGGGTGTCGGTCTCGGCAGCGGCACCATGTCGTGGGGGCTGGACATCAGCCAGGCGCAGTCCTCGCTGCGCGTCGCGCCCCTGGCGCTGATCTATCCGTCCATCGCGCTGACCGTGACGGTCCTTGCGTTCATCATCCTGGGCGAGCTCCTGCGAGACGCCCTGGACCCGAAAGCGAGGGCACGTCGATGA
- a CDS encoding ABC transporter permease, translating to MLGYIVRRVLQVIPVFFGATLLIYFMVFAMPGDAILALFGDRTPNPALLAQIREEYHLDDPFIVQYFFYITGVFQGDFGVSFSGQPVSEVLARTFPVTIRLAALAIAIELVLAIVIGTISGLRKGRIFDNASLVIALVFVAVPVFVLAFLAQYFLAIQLGWFRPTVGVQNGWMDLWLPAIVLGLSLYATSMRLTRASVIDTLNQDWVRTAYSKGLSRRRVIPVHVLRNSLIPVVTNTATNFGVLLVGATVTEGIFNVPGVGNVLFEAVRRQEGPTVVSFVTVFVIVYVLVNLVIDLLYGLLDPRIRYAQ from the coding sequence GTGCTCGGTTACATCGTCAGACGAGTGCTGCAGGTGATCCCCGTATTCTTCGGGGCCACGCTGCTCATCTACTTCATGGTGTTCGCCATGCCCGGCGACGCCATCCTGGCCCTGTTCGGCGACCGCACGCCGAACCCGGCGCTGCTGGCGCAGATCCGCGAGGAATACCATCTCGACGATCCCTTCATCGTGCAGTACTTCTTCTACATCACCGGCGTCTTCCAGGGGGACTTCGGCGTGAGCTTCTCGGGTCAGCCGGTGAGCGAAGTGCTCGCCCGCACGTTCCCCGTGACGATCCGCCTGGCGGCGCTGGCCATCGCGATAGAGCTCGTGCTCGCGATCGTCATCGGCACGATCTCGGGGCTGCGCAAGGGGAGGATCTTCGACAACGCCTCGCTCGTGATCGCGCTCGTCTTCGTCGCCGTTCCCGTGTTCGTCCTCGCCTTCCTCGCGCAGTACTTCCTGGCGATCCAGCTCGGCTGGTTCCGACCGACCGTGGGGGTGCAGAACGGCTGGATGGACCTGTGGCTGCCGGCCATCGTGCTCGGCCTCAGCCTCTACGCCACCAGCATGCGTCTGACCCGCGCATCGGTGATCGACACGCTCAACCAGGACTGGGTGCGCACCGCCTACAGCAAGGGCCTCTCGCGGCGTCGCGTCATCCCCGTGCACGTGCTGCGCAACTCGCTCATCCCCGTGGTCACGAACACGGCGACCAACTTCGGCGTGCTGCTGGTGGGCGCGACCGTCACCGAGGGCATCTTCAACGTTCCCGGCGTCGGCAACGTGCTCTTCGAGGCGGTCCGCCGCCAGGAAGGCCCCACCGTCGTCTCCTTCGTGACCGTGTTCGTCATCGTCTACGTCCTGGTCAACCTGGTCATCGACCTGTTGTACGGCCTGCTCGACCCGAGGATCCGCTATGCCCAGTGA
- a CDS encoding CPBP family intramembrane glutamic endopeptidase, protein MWQSDSVTAPSPRVPSAEGATRIRLWWEIAIVLSITLGQSALYSVLTLVRRLLSPTPLGQQQTQLNPSRDAAAAWDALYQLLDIFFDLALVALVVYLLWEPGTNALRRIGLDFTRFGGDLARGVLVTAVIGIPGLALYAVGRLLGFSVAVVASPLDAAWWTVPILLFAAVRAALLEEVIMLGWLYDRLRRLGWGWWPIILSSAVLRGAYHAYQGVGGMVGNFVMGIVFGWCYRRWGRVMPLVVAHTILDVVSFVGYPLAAALWPAVFAPVR, encoded by the coding sequence ATGTGGCAATCTGACAGCGTGACCGCTCCCAGTCCGCGCGTACCGAGTGCGGAAGGCGCTACCCGGATCCGTCTGTGGTGGGAGATCGCGATCGTCTTGTCGATCACGCTCGGCCAGTCCGCGCTGTACTCGGTGCTCACGCTCGTGCGGCGCCTGCTCTCCCCCACCCCCCTGGGCCAGCAGCAGACGCAGCTGAACCCGTCGCGCGATGCGGCGGCCGCGTGGGATGCGCTCTACCAGCTGCTCGACATCTTCTTCGACCTGGCTCTGGTCGCCCTCGTCGTCTACCTGCTGTGGGAACCGGGGACGAACGCCCTGCGCCGCATCGGGCTCGACTTCACCCGATTCGGCGGCGACCTGGCACGCGGCGTGCTGGTCACGGCGGTGATCGGCATCCCCGGGCTCGCACTCTACGCAGTGGGCCGCCTGCTCGGGTTCTCGGTGGCGGTCGTCGCGTCGCCCCTGGATGCCGCGTGGTGGACGGTCCCGATCCTGCTGTTCGCCGCCGTGCGCGCAGCGCTGCTCGAGGAAGTCATCATGCTGGGGTGGTTGTACGACCGGCTCCGCCGCCTGGGCTGGGGCTGGTGGCCGATCATCCTGTCTTCGGCTGTGCTGCGCGGCGCGTACCACGCCTACCAGGGAGTCGGCGGGATGGTCGGCAACTTCGTGATGGGGATCGTCTTCGGCTGGTGCTACCGCCGGTGGGGCAGGGTGATGCCACTCGTCGTGGCCCACACGATCCTCGACGTGGTGTCGTTCGTCGGCTACCCGCTGGCCGCCGCCCTCTGGCCCGCGGTCTTCGCGCCCGTGCGCTGA